In Sebastes umbrosus isolate fSebUmb1 chromosome 15, fSebUmb1.pri, whole genome shotgun sequence, the genomic window aattcatttttgCTGCTCTAACCTCTTCTCTACATTTTTGTTGGATctctgctttaaaactgactaGATTACCTGTCTGTGTTGTAAAAAATATCACTTAATTATTCATATCAATATCGGACCAAACTGTGCCAGAGATCTGTCAGTGTTGGGTGTTGAGCTTGATAAAAGGCACAGATTAACTGATGTCACAAGTAGTAACAATACCACTCGTGTGAGATCGAGAGACCACCAATCATCTCGACCGCAGCCTCATTTGCATGCGGTAAATACAGCGAAATTAAATATCACAATTAATTTGACAATGATATATTGATGTTTGAAAATGCTACACGCCGACCCTTTGAAGCGCAGTGCATAAAGGGCGAGAGGACACGCTGGAGCCATCAGCTCGGTTGGTGTTGCAAAATAAATGCGCTCAACCAGTGATGATCATGATGAATTCTTCATGTGGCCCACCGTGAAACACAATACTTACCCCTCGCTCACACaactccaaacacacacacacacacacacacattggctaAAGATGCCAAGGTATAAGCTTACCTTTGGCTCTGTTAATGGTAACTATCTGCTGAAAGGTACAAGGTCTGGCTTTCTCCTGAGGGGCAGCTGCTTGCTTCATGCCCGCCTTGGCAGCACTCGCCCaggacctggcattaacatccATGCCATCTGTACCTGCTGCAACTGCAATATGCACAGCAAGGGGGCAAGGATTAGCACTATACCCATTTCACATGCACATCGTCTTGTCTGGCCTGTGTCATGTTAAGTGTGATGCAGATGGTAAGCTTAATAGAATTGTGTTATTTTACTCTGCAAAGGAACTTTCAGCAGCCACCCCCTCCCATCCCTCCTCAGGGGATCAACAAAGTGCTATTGAATCAACAGGGCTACGCTATCAGAAGGTAATTCTATCATATCAGCACTGACTGCAAACTGCTGGAGGAGTGCCAGCGGTATGTATCACATGTGCAGGTTTATTGAGCTGAGCAGAGCTGGCTTCAGGTGCAGTCGTGCACCTGTTAGGAAGCAGAAGGGAATTCAAACAGAGTTAAATATAACTGAATCGTATATTACCCTAGCATGAAAATATGCCTAAATTACACTAAATTTCTTAAAGGTGCCGcattgtaaaaagggagattttttcatgttgttttttattataaggcaggtttaagtgttatataaatactgggAAAGTatcgctcaatccatggagaaataaacacagcccatattcagaaatgtGCCTTTAAACAAGCGGTCAggatttttgtaattttgtgatgtcacaaaatactattggtttcattcagacattttggacatactaaaaaaaatctcataTACTGTTttagcaacacattctcactcccaactcgtgaaataccgctgcttggtcagtgccactcggcatcggagaccgatgCACAGAGTACCCCTCTTGTGTTAGATTTTGGATGAACCAGGGACGGCGTTTCAGTATAcgttcgttacatgcatagtgtgctttcaaaatatacttccgCTTTCACAGGAAATTAGATTTAGGCatcacaaccacttagttagggttaggaaacggtcggggttgacgttaacttcactgactagcgactcgcatgactcacaggactgacaataTACCGACGAGCCACGTGACCAAAGACTGACGTGATAAAATAAgtcacttttagtttcacacgggacactataacagtggtctcctggtttaaagtcttgtttgtttggctctcatgctattaatactacgtcacttgctctgactgtcaaataacacatttacattggagttagttgaaagcccggttcgtcacgtactgttgctaaagggtgcctccgtccGTCAGTTTCAGATGCCGAGGGGCGGTATTGGGAGTGAAAACGGGGTTGTTTTAGCGTActgaatagcatgttagtatgggaGTTTGGACGCAAcctatgtgaatgacatcagctaacaggaagtaaagatAGATACAGGCATaatcaagcagacagtatgaaaggtccattttttttaacattacagcatgtaaacatgttatagtagaaacacaaaatacaagtatgaacctgaaaatgagcaagaTATGGGGGCCTTTAATCATAGTTACAATAGCAAAAGGTGTGACCCCACTGCAAAGTGTGCGGGAGGTAATATATTACTGTACAAGCCGTACTCCCTACTAAAACTAACAGTGTGCTTGAGTTGCTGTTGACTTAATTCCTATCTGTGTCCACTGCTCTGTTCTGCACCAGCAGCCAGTATGGAAGGCTCTCCGTGTAATTCACTTTGCCACTGCACAATAATCCCCtcattatgaaaacattttccCACTGAGTCATTCGACTGAGGACTTCTCTGCAACGCCGATGCGGAGTCGCTGCGTGTTAACACCTACGCAGAGAGACGCAATGTTTGCATGCGCGTGTGTGTGATTGTATGTGGGTGGGCCTGTCTGAGTAGCACGGAGCGCTGCCCCCTGATTTGGCTGTTTTTGCTATCGACGTATTCAAGAAGTAGGTCACAAGTTCAGAAAAGTAAACAAAGTAGTGAAGCAAAGCTCGCTTGCTATGTGGCAGAAACAAAAGAGGTTcattaaaatgagttttttaaaaaatggctgagagagaaaagggtAGAGCTGGACTTTTGCAAAATGTGCAACTTCTGAGAGCCAGCGTTTTTCTGCCTGGTACAGGTGCTGCTGCATCTCTCCTGCCTTTAATTAACCAGAGTATGACAGTGTCATTAATACCAATAATAGAGTCTCAGACAGGTTGTGTGAGTTTGTGCATTTGTAGCTCCAAAGGGTGTTAAAATCGCATAAATGTTATTAATGATAACCAGATTATTCAACTGATAGGAGAGGCATATGTAGAGCACGGCTAGGGAGAGACACACGGCAGATGTATTACCTCTAGGAGGCGGCTGGTTGTTGGCCCTGGGTACCTCGCAGCTGATGGTAGGGGAGATGCCGGTGGAGCCAAATGTTTGAAGGTCCAGCACAGATTTCTGATCTCCTTCACAGATGGAGGAGACCTCGTGGGGCACATTTTCCATCCTCCTCTGATGGGAAGCCCTGCTCTCTTGGCCTTGGTTTTGTGAGTTAGTAATCCCTCGGTTCCCCTCCGCACCCTTGGTCTTGGGATTCCCATCATGCAGTACGCCCAAAGGTTTCTCCGGGGGCTGCAGAACTGGAAAGTCAGCCAGTAGGTCATAAGCCTCCTGCTGCGTTGGAGCTGCCGGTGGTGCTCTGTTTTTCGATTTCGCCCGAGGTGCTTTTGCTTTGCCTTGGACAGGAGCCCGCACATGGGCGGTCACGCAGCTTGCCAGAGTAGCAGTGGGGATGTCATGTGGGTGTAATGAAAGGGGAGTCTCCCACTGGCTATGCATCTTCCCTGCGGCTGGAGGCCTTGTGGGGCATGGTAGAATGCCAGCCTTGATGGTGGATTCTGGAGGAAAGTCCTTCTCTGTGCTGGGAGATGGGGAATCCTGCTCGCCGTCCGAACTTAGTCCATCAAATGAGTGAGAAATTGTATTTCGCTCTTCCTCGCAGTCGTTTTCAACCTCCGAGTCACTATCGCTACTATCAGTGCCACAACTACGCACCCTGGGTAGAGCtacaaaatcatcatcatcgctaGAACCACTGTCAGAACTGACGATTATATTCTTCTCATCCTCACTTTCGCAGCGGACGGGATTCGTCGCCAGAGGTTGAGGTTGAGGTCCCGAGGTCTGTTTgtctcttcttctgctgctggattGGGAGACCAAAATCTTCTTGAGGGAATTTTCCACACTCATTTGTTTTACTCCTGCATCTTCCTCCTGAAATAACAGTGAATTGTTAACagaaaatatttatatacttaaagagactgtttgtaactttttacacgtataaatctaccgggttggtttcccatgcgcgctcgcatatgcgcgctcgcatatgcgcgctcgcatatgcgcgctcgcatatgcgcgctcgcgtgtggctgcgctgttcagaccgctcctctgcctgcttgtcttcactaaCACAACGCGCTCATGCtggctccacctcacgttcatgcacgctcactacacactgcagaagagttagtttagctttgagaatatctagtgaatgtacagtggagctcctccagaccaacggaggtttcccgtgtcttgtgaagtgatggggctccacagcgagaaacgttatcgtctccgaccgggtgccggtgtctccctctggctgcggtcggagacgataacgtttctcttcctgcttcagccccgctgcttcacCCTTTcggggctgaagcagcggggctgaagcaggaaaagccaacactaggatcagcaatgattcatggagagaccttcgtctggtcagctaacattactgccaagcaggtgaaatatagagtgatattgtggttttagctgacgtgtgtcgcctcactgttttgagcgatgcttgttcatgcctatgtagagcgagcaagcgcgagcccaacgctgactttcgttgacttaacggccactggtgtcgctgttaacaagcatttctgattcttacaaacagtccctttaattatcaggttttataatataatagataATGTTGTGATATTTTTGGTTTCAAAGTAGAGGCCATACTAGGGTACAGTCAGCTTCCAAAGTCCTCACGCTCACCAAACTTCGTTTCCTCTTTGCCTCCTCCTCGTTTCGTTTCATCTCTCCTTCCATCACAGGGCTCAGTACCTGTTCAGCCTCGGCAACGTGGGGACGTCTGGGGCCCGAGAGATAAGAGGAAGGAAGGGCGAAGGCGACGTGGTATTGCTGCTTGTCCTCTTCATACCATGCGCTCAGACCCAAATCatctgcctctctctgctgctcctcggCCCTAGACGTGCAGAGAGACGCAGGCATGTGTGGGAGAGTGGCGGGGTTAAAACACCTTTAATACATAACAGGCCATCACACCAAAATCACTACCAGTACAAGGTTAACTTGCTCATGCAGTCTTTTCATAACGAAGGAGAAATGTCTGATAGCTGTGTGAGATGAGTTTACATCTACCAACATAGTTTTTAGGAGTTTCAGAGTGAATCAGGTAGTATACAGAAAAGGTCACTTGTGTCATGAACATACTCAAAACAGGTTTAATTGGAGGCACTGGAAGagttttctgccttttttttccatcatatTTTGAGAACTAATAGCACACCTTTCGTAATATTCTAAACTAACTGGTTGACCTATAGACCTACGAACGACATGGGTCCATAGGTTGACCAGTTGATACTGTTACGAGTCATCGTGAttataataaatcattttaatttgaaagttTAACCCAATGTTTAAGAAGAGCAGGAACCGTTAGGTCAGCGGCTCCATCCTGTATGTATGGTGCAGCACCAGCTTCTaaccatgactttttaatgaggCTACTCCTTAGTCACCATCCTGTCGAGCCGCGACGCGGAACAGACGGCCCGGTGAGACACGCTTATGATAACGGCGACGTCACGGAAGCTCCAGGAGGCCAGTGAGCAGATGGTGTACATTAACATTATATAGTGGGTCTATGACTGCACAGCAGCCCTATACACACTGCAATGTTGAGAACATATAAGCCTCAACTTgtcatccatccctccatcagtTCATTCAGCCATTTTTTACACAGCCTTATCCAATTTAGGCAAATAATGTAGAGAATTTTAAATTGAAACTGTAGGCAAGGCTGACAACAAAACAGCTTGTATAGAAGTTGCAGGTCAAAAACTTCAGAATGATCACTACAATAGATCATAAGCCATTTGTTGTAAGAACCATGCCATACAATAacagctgcagagagaaactCATAACCCTATATTAATGACTTAATACCAATGGATTACCAACATTTATAACAACATTACTAACTTCCTATTAATGGCTTGTACCTGATCTATAAAGCATTagtaatcattaattaattaattaattttatactACTTATACACGCTTAAAGGTAAAATTTGTAGGATTTTGCGGCATCTAGTGGTCTGGtagcagattgcaaccaactgggtacccctccgctcactcctccctttccaagactgcggtaacgtgagccgccgagtgcaaaatgTGGCAACGTCATTTCCCTCGCTcggaggccatccttaccataaagCTGCCTTCACGTGATAAGAGATATGCTATTCACTCATTGTGAAGTAGGGACGCAGAGAcctgcagaggcagcaggtaaaATACATCCCCAAAAACAGCGCGAGGAATGCCATTCACTGTtcctaggcaacaacaacagatgcAGCTGTGCTCATTGGTtgtgctttgaaaggtcagcagcagcagcagaggtcaaaggtgaaaTAATTTCAACTTTGAGCGCAGGTAGCAATTTCGAGCGGTGTGCCACGCCAGGGGAAGTGTTTCTGCCAAGTCGGGCGACACCGCTTtccccataggaaaacaatggcacagccacCACGGATCGATTTTACTGCTGATCATGTGTAAATGGCttgataacactactttaagagcaacggaagtcagacggcggctgtcGTTGCCACGGTTTTCCACTCTGTGGCTCTCCGCAGTTCCATAAGTGTGTCGGAgtactacggtggccttcaggtaaacgtaaaaacgcgaaaggctctctctagaaccaatgtttggtttgtccgttctgggctactgtagaaacacggctgAGCTccatggaggactccgtgaagaggaccccgTCGCTATGTAGAtacgaagggctcattctaagctataacgaaaacacgattcttagtttcaggtgattatactctaatgtagttataaatattatgttccatttctgccaatagatcccccgtaatgttacacactgttcctttaatgaagGGACTTTATTAGAAACCTAATTAAGAAACCTTTATTAGTACCTTGATGATTACTAAAAACCATCCACAATCATTAGACTGTTTCACTTTGTCCTAAtctacacagacacactctaATTTCCTATGGGATAATAGACCAACGGCATCATCCTAAAGTCACTATATTCtacttttttatattaaagtatTAACTTCTATAATCAGATATTGAGTATAGCCTCACACTCACAAAGGAAAAAAGAGATGATACCACACTTAAGAACAAAATAATCTAGCTGCATGAGCATCATTTGTACACTGTATAAGCCTGCAAAAGTATAGCACTATAATATGAGAAATACTGTATTGTAAAAGATATAAAACACTACTGTGAGTTGACTATGAAGGTCCTTTTATAGACCAACTCTAAGGCCCAATTTACTGACACATTACAGCGTTTGGGTTTCTTTTGTGTAACTAGCTATAACTATGGATGTCACGTACCACTGGTTGGGCGGCTCAGCCTTACTTACTTGattctatcagatacaaactgcacaaagttacgtttattctgataagaaatgttgttattgttgttagtcatgtaatatatcattttaacgctatttttgtgctctttatgctggAACTATCCATAGGTACATCAGATCAAATCAATATGTAGTTTGTTATAAGAGCATTTGCGgtggcattcagaatttgcccgattacagcattagaggtcaaaggtcaaattctcttAATCTCAGTATCATGACAATGTGACCGAtggatagattatagtctaggctttacaatgatatataacttcatgatattgtgtgttggtttcccACTTTTATACTTGATCTGTGTGTAAACTGGCGAAAAaagagggatgaaaaaaggagtgatagcacatagaaagctaccattgctgcaatgctatcatgcattccccacactgtaaaaaaaaaaagtgtaaaataacgaaaattttccggcagcaggggcgccagaaaaCTTCTGTgaaaaaacggaaaaatactgtccgttaattaacataaataaactttaaaaaaaaaaaagtaattatctttatatatttagcctttattactgtaattttacaataaatattttacttttaacatatatttattgttagaatagtcatacaccgtaaatctaagaccatttacatataaatcccaaatgaaacatgtatttttacgttgcaaaagcccaaatttacattaactcagaagttttgcaaaaaaaaaatctgtacttttacaagaaatatttttagaattccatgaaatccttttcttctaacaaaaatgaattgttaaaatagagtcataaacctctaaaaaaacagaataattatctttaaaaatgatcaagaaaagcttaaatacagataattacgattgtgattaaaaaaatactgtaaatcgactatttacatataaatcacaaacgaaacatgtcattttttaaaaaaaaattctgtcattttgaaatacagacaaaaaatgtaaaattactgttaaattacgctcatataggctgttttttaactgaactataatgcattcttaaaaaaacagcactttactgctgatcaactgtctaaagtatcatcagtaacagtttcatgcagtatttttttaattctgggacctgatctgcacatgtgaggcttgtacattgtacatgtttgtaaaatcagtgaattagctttattgttcttcactcacatgttgttatggtttgcattctgtgcttgtagccagctatagacagatattttgggaaaagtgtcaacaagtctattatagcctttttcctaacaagtacctttaattgtatttagtgtgactattcctatgtctgtaacctgctaagtctattcatctaggcaaaaaaatatttttattaaaatgtatgtgaaaaatacaacctaaatagtacattaaaacaaatcagtaagataatgtaaaagaaaggtgaaaaacagctatataatgtatctttaaacagtaaattaactgtaaaatactgtgaaattaataaaataaaacagttcaaactgtatttttcattaacagtacaaagctgtaaatttcagcgacagtataataatgttaatttaacagtaacataaaggcaaccctgctgccagttctttactgtcattttactgggaaattcttaacagtgtctATAACTATGGATGTGGTTGGACTCAGCCTTACTTACCAATGATGACCTGGTTTGTTGTCTGGAGCCGTGCAGTCTTTATTCTGCCATGTCTcgggtgacctctgacctctgcccTCGGCCTCCTtcgctctgctccagatggttTTGCAGACACGATCAAAGTCGTCTATGGGCGCGTGTGGATGAATCCAGGTGGAGCGCGCAAAAGGCACAAATGGGCTCACAGTCCGTTTCGGAGTTGGTGGTGGCACACCAGGATCAGGATTTCCGAATTCCTGCATCATTATTTTCTCTCTGGTGTTCAAACACATTGGCATGTCGTCCATCACTCTTCATTAGTTCTTTGTTTTGAACCAGCTTCTTTGAAAGGAAACATTGATCTGGCGCGTGCCATGTTGGCAGGCTGCCATAGCAACCAGTTGGAATTCTAGAATAATCAATTATTATCAATGATTTCATGTTATAGTTTTTTAGTAGTATAGGTATATGATctagtgaatgaatgaatgaatgaatgtgcatCAAGTGTAGGCCTACAAATGTATTACATTCAAACATGCtggactgtatatatatagtatatatccACATGATTAGCCTTTCCTATCATTTACCAGTGAATAAATCCTGAACTCACATAGTCTAAAGTTGATTCTGTGTCCCAGAATAACCTGATCAGGAGGATTATTTATGATCCTCATCTTTATATATGTTGGGTTGAAGGGTTGAAGGCCAGCGCGCATTTCATTATCCCGACTGTTTCCGCGCACGGCGCATTGCAGGAAACTAATTACACCCGGTCATATGCGAAAGCAGAAATGACATTCAAATTTACTGTCGATGGTTCCACCCTGTTAAGCATCAATTTCACGACTAGTGAGCAGGAAGTGGACATATATGTTAAACTGCCGGGCAATCCCATGATTGCTCTTCATGTATGGAGACAATGGAACCCTATATAGCTTATCATAAGACAATGGAACAAGGTGGATATAATGtgtcatttatcattttatttcattttattttattttatttcattttttaattttttaatttttttaattttttaatttagttattttttttattttttttaaactggatttttttaaaattgttttcatGTATAAATTTTACAGTACATACTTACAAAAGTTTATAAGCACAATTTTAAGTAATGAATATAGAAACGaataaagagacaaaagaagtacacaaaagaaaacaccatcAGCATtagaaattatatatatatatatatatatatatatatatataaataaaaacacataaggGGGGCAAAGATATaacaacaatatataatatatatataacaatatatatataacaatatatatatatacatatatatatatgtatatatatatatatataaataaaaacacataaggGGGGCAAAGATATaacaacaatatataatatatatataacaatatatatatatatatacacacacacaaacatacatttcaATATCTACATTTATACATACCCATACCCATATAGATATTCATAAACCCACCAAATATATATCCATACATACtatcatatattattatattttttatatatatttttttcttttcataaaggaatatttatttaaaagaatagaaagaagaagaaagaatagaaagaagaatagaaaaaataatagtTTTTAGCTCTAAAAAGTTATTAGTTATTGACATTTTAGCTCACCTACTGAATTTATCTTAATCACTCATGTGAAA contains:
- the LOC119502635 gene encoding uncharacterized protein LOC119502635 isoform X2, translating into MDDMPMCLNTREKIMMQEFGNPDPGVPPPTPKRTVSPFVPFARSTWIHPHAPIDDFDRVCKTIWSRAKEAEGRGQRSPETWQNKDCTAPDNKPGHHWAEEQQREADDLGLSAWYEEDKQQYHVAFALPSSYLSGPRRPHVAEAEQVLSPVMEGEMKRNEEEAKRKRSLEEDAGVKQMSVENSLKKILVSQSSSRRRDKQTSGPQPQPLATNPVRCESEDEKNIIVSSDSGSSDDDDFVALPRVRSCGTDSSDSDSEVENDCEEERNTISHSFDGLSSDGEQDSPSPSTEKDFPPESTIKAGILPCPTRPPAAGKMHSQWETPLSLHPHDIPTATLASCVTAHVRAPVQGKAKAPRAKSKNRAPPAAPTQQEAYDLLADFPVLQPPEKPLGVLHDGNPKTKGAEGNRGITNSQNQGQESRASHQRRMENVPHEVSSICEGDQKSVLDLQTFGSTGISPTISCEVPRANNQPPPRVAAGTDGMDVNARSWASAAKAGMKQAAAPQEKARPCTFQQIVTINRAKAGYSAAQNFPNRAIPFYRAAVPVCHGPRPRHPNWFVIPGYPPTHEHFGAQPYRANCPPGFRYPRFPFQQGRGYPSRQSHV
- the LOC119502635 gene encoding uncharacterized protein LOC119502635 isoform X3 — translated: MDDMPMCLNTREKIMMQEFGNPDPGVPPPTPKRTVSPFVPFARSTWIHPHAPIDDFDRVCKTIWSRAKEAEGRGQRSPETWQNKDCTAPDNKPGHHWAEEQQREADDLGLSAWYEEDKQQYHVAFALPSSYLSGPRRPHVAEAEQVLSPVMEGEMKRNEEEAKRKRSLVSVRTLEADCTLEEDAGVKQMSVENSLKKILVSQSSSRRRDKQTSGPQPQPLATNPVRCESEDEKNIIVSSDSGSSDDDDFVALPRVRSCGTDSSDSDSEVENDCEEERNTISHSFDGLSSDGEQDSPSPSTEKDFPPESTIKAGILPCPTRPPAAGKMHSQWETPLSLHPHDIPTATLASCVTAHVRAPVQGKAKAPRAKSKNRAPPAAPTQQEAYDLLADFPVLQPPEKPLGVLHDGNPKTKGAEGNRGITNSQNQGQESRASHQRRMENVPHEVSSICEGDQKSVLDLQTFGSTGISPTISCEVPRANNQPPPRVAAGTDGMDVNARSWASAAKAGMKQAAAPQEKARPCTFQQIVTINRAKAGYSAAQNFPNRAIPFYRAAVPVCHGPRPRHPNWFVIPGYPPTHEGRGYPSRQSHV
- the LOC119502635 gene encoding uncharacterized protein LOC119502635 isoform X1, whose protein sequence is MDDMPMCLNTREKIMMQEFGNPDPGVPPPTPKRTVSPFVPFARSTWIHPHAPIDDFDRVCKTIWSRAKEAEGRGQRSPETWQNKDCTAPDNKPGHHWAEEQQREADDLGLSAWYEEDKQQYHVAFALPSSYLSGPRRPHVAEAEQVLSPVMEGEMKRNEEEAKRKRSLVSVRTLEADCTLEEDAGVKQMSVENSLKKILVSQSSSRRRDKQTSGPQPQPLATNPVRCESEDEKNIIVSSDSGSSDDDDFVALPRVRSCGTDSSDSDSEVENDCEEERNTISHSFDGLSSDGEQDSPSPSTEKDFPPESTIKAGILPCPTRPPAAGKMHSQWETPLSLHPHDIPTATLASCVTAHVRAPVQGKAKAPRAKSKNRAPPAAPTQQEAYDLLADFPVLQPPEKPLGVLHDGNPKTKGAEGNRGITNSQNQGQESRASHQRRMENVPHEVSSICEGDQKSVLDLQTFGSTGISPTISCEVPRANNQPPPRVAAGTDGMDVNARSWASAAKAGMKQAAAPQEKARPCTFQQIVTINRAKAGYSAAQNFPNRAIPFYRAAVPVCHGPRPRHPNWFVIPGYPPTHEHFGAQPYRANCPPGFRYPRFPFQQGRGYPSRQSHV